The following are encoded in a window of Carya illinoinensis cultivar Pawnee chromosome 15, C.illinoinensisPawnee_v1, whole genome shotgun sequence genomic DNA:
- the LOC122295789 gene encoding disease resistance protein Roq1-like gives MVGILGLGGIGKTSLAKAISNSIAFRFEASCFLPNVSDTSNQVHGLVQLQETLLSKVFKDCRSLKIDSSDTGTIMIKRMLRFKRVLLILDGVDHLTQLETLAGACDWFGKGSRIIITTRDQHLLTTHGVDSTYKMTGLNHRDAFQLFCWHAFKKPKPVEGYEKFVEQIINYAGCLPLALTVLGSDLYGRSESQWKGSMDEYKKIPHQDIQKILQTSYDRLSEDKKNVFLDIACFFNGQLRLDDVTVKILDSFGFCPNFSIPRLREKCLISEFDGRLQMHDLLRDMGREVVRQESPKNPGARSRLFFHKDIREVLEYDIATDRVEAIVIDLPEGDDTICLSPKAFKNMKRLRLFRCHNAHFSEELNCLPNGLRVLDWPNCPLQSMPSKFRGDKLFILRMPRSHIQKIRFEFKNLMVMNFRGCEFLTKISDISKCPNLQQMDFKD, from the exons ATGGTAGGGATCTTAGGACTAGGTGGAATTGGTAAGACATCTCTAGCCAAAGCAATTTCGAACTCgattgctttccgatttgaagCTAGTTGTTTTCTTCCAAATGTCAGTGACACTTCGAATCAAGTGCATGGTTTGGTTCAATTGCAGGAGACCCTTCTTTCTAAGGTCTTTAAAGATTGTAGAAGTTTGAAGATTGATAGTAGTGATACGGGAACCATTATGATAAAGCGCATGCTTCGTTTTAAAAGAGTTCTTTTAATTCTTGATGGTGTAGACCACTTGACCCAATTAGAAACATTAGCAGGAGCTTGTGATTGGTTTGGTAAGGGAAGTAGAATCATCATCACAACAAGAGATCAACACTTGTTGACTACTCATGGAGTTGATTCAACATACAAGATGACAGGATTGAATCACCGTGATgcttttcaattattttgttgGCATGCTTTCAAAAAACCGAAACCAGTTGAGGGTTATGAAAAATTTGTAGAACAAATCATAAATTATGCTGGGTGCCTTCCACTAGCTTTAACGGTGCTTGGTTCGGATTTATATGGTAGAAGTGAAAGTCAGTGGAAAGGTTCGATGGATGAGTACAAGAAAATCCCTCACCAAGATAttcaaaaaatacttcaaaCAAGTTATGATAGGTTAAGTGAAGATAAAAAGAATGTTTTTCTTGACATTGCATGTTTTTTCAATGGACAATTACGGCTTGATGATGTCACTGTAAAGATACTAGATAGCTTTggtttttgtccaaacttttcGATCCCAAGGCTTAGGGAGAAGTGTCTTATTTCGGAGTTTGATGGAAGACTGCAAATGCATGACTTGTTACGAGATATGGGTAGAGAAGTTGTTCGACAAGAATCGCCCAAAAATCCAGGAGCACGTAGCAGATTGTTTTTTCATAAAGACATTCGCGAAGTACTGGAGTATGATATA GCAACAGATAGAGTTGAAGCAATTGTTATAGATTTACCTGAAGGTGATGATACCATTTGCTTGAGTCCCAAGGCCTTCAAGAATATGAAAAGACTCAGATTATTTAGATGCCACAATGCACACTTTTCTGAAGAACTTAATTGTCTACCTAATGGATTAAGAGTGCTTGATTGGCCTAATTGTCCTTTACAATCTATGCCATCTAAATTTCGTGGAGACAAACTCTTTATTCTACGAATGCCCCGTAGTCACATCCAGAAGATACGGTTCGAATTTAAG aATCTCATGGTAATGAATTTCCGTGGTTGTGAATTCTTAACGAAAATCTCGGATATTTCAAAGTGCCCAAATTTGCAACAAATGGATTTTAAAGACTAA
- the LOC122295767 gene encoding disease resistance protein RPV1-like → MASSSSSSSDTSPWLHDVFLSFRGEDAGCNFISHLYKALLQKGICTYVDNQLERDTEILLQLLRNIEGSRISIIILSKNFALSTWCLNELLMVLESKESKQQIVLPVFYHVDPSDVRHQRDSFGIALAEHADRLNGAMELQMWKAALRDVANLSGYHLTPDRNESEVIQKIVKDVSTIVARYSYLHVAKYPVGLGYSQNIVNLHLSVGRNDVRMVGILGAPGIGKTTLAKAIYNSIAFKFEDTCFFENISDTSNQAHGLAQLQQILLSMIFGNRRSLNIDSIDTGINMIKRMLGSKRVLLILDDVDHLTQLETLAGACDWFGKGSRIIITTRDQHLLTTHGVDSTYKMTELNHRDALQLFCWHAFGSEKPVEGYEKFVEQIVNYAGCLPLALEVLGSNFYGRSKSQWKSLMDEYKKIPHQDIQEVLQTSYDKLSENEKNVFLDIACFFNGQLRLDDVTVKILDSFGFCPNISIQRLRDKCLISEFNGRLQMHNLLRDMGREVVRQESPTNPGARSRLFFHKDIREVLEYDIATDRVEAIVIDLPEGDDIICLSPNAFKNMKRLRLFRCHNAHFSEELNCLPNGLRVLDWPNCPLQSMPSKFRGDKLLILRMPSSHIQKIRFKFKNLMVMNFRGCEFLTKISDISKCSNLQQMDFKDCKNLVKVHKSVALLDKLVRLNLSGCNNLKSFPRGLLLRSLQFLDVHLDAPVEDIGNLANPMDHGSQLSKRRRVDYDNDQDDHNIESNLLTSHLFQTQTSQY, encoded by the exons ATGGCCtcttcttcatcctcttcttctGATACCTCTCCATGGCTCCATGATGTGTTCTTGAGCTTCAGAGGAGAAGATGCTGGATGTAATTTTATTTCCCATCTGTACAAAGCTTTGCTTCAAAAGGGAATCTGCACCTACGTAGATAACCAATTAGAAAGAGATACTGAGATCTTACTCCAACTTCTCCGAAACATAGAAGGTTCAAGGATTTCCATCATTATACTCTCAAAAAATTTTGCATTGTCAACATGGTGTTTGAACGAATTATTGATGGTGCTGGAGAGTAAAGAATCAAAGCAACAAATAGTTCTACCTGTATTTTACCATGTAGATCCATCGGATGTACGCCATCAAAGAGATAGTTTTGGCATAGCATTGGCTGAACATGCTGATAGATTGAATGGAGCCATGGAGTTGCAGATGTGGAAGGCAGCCCTACGAGACGTTGCCAATTTGTCCGGATACCATTTGACTCCTGACCG gaaCGAGTCTGAAGTTATTCAAAAAATCGTTAAAGACGTCTCAACAATAGTAGCACGATATTCATATTTACATGTTGCAAAGTATCCAGTTGGATTAGGGTACTCCCAGAACATCGTGAATTTGCATTTAAGTGTTGGGAGAAATGACGTACGAATGGTAGGGATCTTAGGAGCTCCTGGTATTGGTAAGACAACTCTAGCCAAAGCAATTTATAACTCGATTGCTTTTAAATTTGAGGATActtgtttttttgaaaatattagtgaCACTTCAAATCAAGCACATGGTTTGGCCCAATTGCAACAGATCCTTCTTTCTATGATCTTTGGAAATCGTAGAAGTTTGAATATTGATAGTATTGATACGGGAATCAATATGATAAAGCGCATGCTTGGTTCCAAAAGAGTTCTTTTAATTCTTGATGATGTTGACCACTTGACCCAATTAGAAACATTAGCAGGAGCTTGTGATTGGTTTGGTAAGGGAAGTAGAATCATCATCACAACAAGAGATCAACACTTGTTGACTACTCATGGAGTTGATTCAACATACAAGATGACAGAATTGAATCACCGTGATGCTTTGCAATTATTTTGTTGGCATGCTTTCGGAAGTGAGAAACCAGTTGAGGGTTATGAAAAATTTGTAGAACAAATCGTAAATTATGCTGGGTGCCTTCCACTAGCTTTAGAGGTGTTGGGTTCGAATTTTTATGGTAGAAGTAAAAGTCAGTGGAAAAGTTTGATGGATGAGTACAAGAAAATCCCTCACCAAGATATTCAAGAAGTACTTCAAACAAGTTATGATAAGTtaagtgaaaatgaaaagaatgttTTTCTTGACATTGCATGCTTTTTCAATGGACAATTACGGCTTGATGATGTCACTGTAAAGATACTAGATAGTTTTGGTTTTTGTCCAAACATTTCGATCCAAAGGCTTAGGGATAAGTGTCTTATTTCGGAGTTTAATGGAAGACTGCAAATGCATAACTTGTTACGAGATATGGGTAGAGAAGTTGTTCGACAAGAATCGCCCACAAATCCAGGAGCACGTAGCAGATTATTCTTTCATAAAGACATTCGCGAAGTACTGGAGTATGATATA GCAACAGATAGAGTTGAAGCAATTGTTATAGATTTACCTGAAGGTGATGATATCATTTGCTTGAGTCCCAATGCCTTCAAGAATATGAAAAGACTCAGATTATTTAGATGCCACAATGCACACTTTTCTGAAGAACTTAATTGTCTACCTAATGGATTAAGAGTGCTTGATTGGCCTAATTGTCCTTTACAATCTATGCCATCAAAATTTCGTGGAGACAAACTCCTTATTCTACGAATGCCCAGTAGTCACATCCAGAAGATACGGTTCAAATTTAAg aATCTCATGGTTATGAATTTCCGTGGTTGTGAATTCTTAACGAAAATCTCGGATATTTCAAAGTGCTCAAATTTGCAACAAATGGATTTTAAAGACTGTAAAAATCTAGTCAAAGTTCATAAGTCTGTTGCATTACTTGATAAGCTTGTTAGGTTGAATCTTAGTGGATGTAACAACCTAAAGAGCTTTCCAAGGGGACTGCTGTTGAGATCTCTGCAATTCCTTGATGTCCATTTGGATGCACCCGTTGAAGATATTGGAAATTTAGCAAATCCAATGGATCATGGAAGTCAACTTTCTAAGAGGCGTCGTGTTGATTATGACAACGACCAAGATGATCACAACATTGAATCCAACTTGTTGACTTCACATTTGTTTCAAACTCAAACGTCTCAATATTAG
- the LOC122295790 gene encoding disease resistance protein RUN1-like → MASPSSPSSVTSPWLYDVFLSFRGEDTRDIFTAHLNHALTEKGIRTFLDEDEVKRGDEISPVLLQAIEDSRISIIVFSENYASSTWCLDELLKILECKKSKQQLVLPVFYHVNPSDIRHQRGSFGKALAKHAEKLNGDMKLQMWKAALLEVASLSGDHLRNGYF, encoded by the coding sequence ATGGCCTCTccttcatctccttcttcagtCACATCTCCATGGCTCTACGATGTCTTCTTGAGCTTTAGAGGAGAAGATACCCGTGATATTTTTACTGCCcatctaaaccatgctttgacGGAAAAGGGAATCCGTACCTTCTTAGATGAGGATGAAGTTAAAAGGGGTGATGAAATTTCACCTGTACTTCTCCAAGCCATAGAAGATTCAAGGATTTCCATCATTGTATTCTCAGAAAATTATGCATCGTCAACATGGTGCTTGGATGAGTTATTGAAGATTCTTGAGTGTAAAAAATCAAAGCAACAACTAGTTCTACCTGTGTTTTACCACGTAAATCCATCAGATATTCGACATCAAAGAGGAAGTTTTGGAAAAGCATTGGCTAAACATGCAGAGAAATTGAATGGAGACATGAAGTTGCAGATGTGGAAGGCAGCCCTACTAGAAGTTGCTAGTTTGTCCGGAGACCATTTGAGAAATGGGTATTTCTAA